A single uncultured Methanolobus sp. DNA region contains:
- a CDS encoding type II secretion system F family protein has product MYNSLINFSFVRKYAKKRSDKYDYLINSLRSARMDVHYSTYVEQGVLYAFQTYSVVIVSLFLMQYLIDIPIFGLLKNYQDIIFSSVTYLVLPLVSAYLVYLSYLQYPRFIAYSRATKIDVLLPHASSFCYGMTKGGTPIYETIKELAENPHIYGEIATEALYIVRDVELLGNDLVKAVKNTAKYTPSKTFHDFLENLVPMIQGGSDIHQYFAIKTEQYFLHAKKTQEMFIKTLEIISEVYVVAFVAVPIFLLITLVTIGLLNLNQTSYLFQALYLGLPLGSIALIVLIDSISPKEELGIHYVNRETQRKSQLAGEEEIDEENYESNLKKYNNKKLKRKIIGKLKHPLAPILEKPVNAFILSIPLMSLPFLLMSDDLNKQIVISVIIALLPVSLAHEYKKRKLAKLDKAVPDFLRRLAEVNEMGIPVNHAISLLLKSDVGLLSGEVKRVWLDMEWGGEMKDALSRFENRIGTPALRRAVTLLVKATEVSDDTRDVLLIAAEDTENMLKLRDDRFHTGFIYLATVYIAFGTFMYVCYSFSTQFIPSMSGLGGDNMLNVDQITSTMFNTCGILGFFSGMILGEMAHGNLFSGLKHSIIFLVVTFACFTMLMNY; this is encoded by the coding sequence ATGTATAATTCACTGATCAACTTTAGTTTTGTCAGAAAGTATGCAAAAAAACGCTCTGATAAGTATGATTATCTGATAAACAGTCTCAGATCAGCAAGAATGGATGTCCACTATTCTACATATGTTGAGCAGGGAGTATTATACGCATTTCAGACATATTCCGTTGTAATAGTATCCTTGTTTTTAATGCAGTATCTTATAGACATCCCAATATTCGGTTTGCTTAAAAACTATCAGGACATCATCTTTTCAAGCGTCACATATCTTGTTCTTCCACTTGTGTCAGCTTATCTTGTGTATCTATCCTATCTCCAGTACCCTCGTTTCATTGCTTATTCACGTGCAACTAAAATAGATGTGCTGCTGCCACACGCATCCTCATTTTGCTATGGAATGACAAAAGGTGGAACGCCTATTTATGAGACTATAAAGGAACTGGCAGAGAACCCCCACATATACGGTGAGATTGCAACCGAAGCACTGTACATAGTAAGGGACGTGGAGCTCCTGGGCAATGACCTTGTAAAAGCTGTGAAGAACACTGCAAAATACACACCATCAAAGACATTTCATGATTTCCTTGAGAATCTTGTTCCAATGATACAGGGTGGAAGTGATATACATCAGTATTTTGCTATTAAAACCGAACAATATTTCCTGCATGCTAAAAAAACCCAGGAGATGTTCATAAAAACACTGGAAATCATCTCTGAAGTATACGTGGTTGCATTTGTTGCGGTTCCTATTTTCCTGCTGATCACACTTGTGACAATTGGTCTTCTAAATCTCAATCAGACTTCTTACCTGTTCCAGGCACTTTACCTGGGTCTGCCGTTGGGTTCAATTGCTCTTATCGTGCTAATTGATTCAATTTCCCCCAAAGAGGAACTTGGAATTCATTATGTTAACAGGGAAACACAGAGAAAATCCCAACTTGCGGGTGAGGAAGAGATAGATGAAGAGAATTATGAATCAAACCTAAAGAAATACAATAACAAAAAACTGAAAAGAAAAATAATTGGTAAACTGAAGCATCCTCTGGCGCCTATACTTGAAAAGCCGGTGAATGCATTTATTCTGAGTATCCCGTTAATGTCGCTTCCATTTTTACTAATGTCGGATGATCTGAACAAACAGATAGTCATATCTGTGATAATTGCTCTGCTTCCAGTGTCACTTGCTCATGAATATAAGAAAAGGAAGCTGGCAAAACTGGATAAAGCAGTACCGGATTTTCTCAGGCGTCTTGCAGAGGTAAATGAAATGGGAATTCCTGTAAACCACGCAATAAGCCTTCTTTTGAAATCTGATGTAGGACTGTTGTCAGGTGAAGTAAAAAGGGTGTGGCTGGATATGGAATGGGGCGGTGAGATGAAAGATGCCCTTTCACGTTTTGAGAACAGGATAGGAACTCCTGCCTTAAGAAGAGCAGTAACTCTTCTTGTAAAAGCTACTGAGGTAAGTGATGATACAAGAGATGTTCTTCTGATAGCTGCAGAAGATACTGAGAATATGCTTAAACTCAGGGATGACAGGTTCCATACAGGATTCATTTACCTTGCAACTGTTTATATTGCTTTTGGAACATTCATGTATGTCTGTTATTCATTCTCAACGCAGTTCATACCTTCAATGTCAGGTCTTGGCGGAGACAATATGCTTAATGTCGATCAGATTACCTCGACCATGTTCAATACATGTGGCATATTAGGTTTCTTTTCAGGTATGATTCTTGGTGAAATGGCTCACGGTAATCTCTTTTCAGGTCTCAAACACTCGATTATATTTCTTGTAGTGACTTTTGCCTGTTTTACAATGCTTATGAATTACTAG
- a CDS encoding type II/IV secretion system ATPase subunit produces the protein MKAIINKFNSSVMQIIASAGMPQSHDVLKGITSHFSKGNDDLLLDMSETVDDLVSFTAPSHMEELERYWVDEPYCLVCVLRDRQRQTIHYHLVEPKLNKFEKTLLEEFNNVMGDRMTISNLNGEEELDSVDRYTLLRENTKRTLTEYFDLHSRTFEKIYYFLKRDFIDFGSISGIMKDTNIEDVWCNGVNIPIFVYHKAYGNIKTNVVFSNDEDLDHFVTLIAQQSSRHLSRSTPILDTIMRDGSRINITYGHDISPRGSSFSIRRQKKVPLTPLDLISWNTFSSEMMAYFWFCMEHGKSILFCGGTATGKTSSLNAICLFIPMNIRIVTLEDTPEINLPHKNWISTITREGLAVNKMGTIGLEDLLRASLRQRPEYLLVGEVRGRESQTLFQAMNAGHATCSTFHAGAPQEVINRFTNPPINVPPAMFSALDIISMQSNIYEGGIEKRKASHVSEVIGVTGGIKLKDTFLWDPVKDSFEFKGSKVLHDIGHKLGWSELRVSEELKRRTIFLDLMLEKGIRDYYQFIRLVNSYNKDPEKVMRLLNSGEL, from the coding sequence ATGAAGGCAATCATTAATAAATTTAACAGTTCAGTAATGCAAATTATCGCATCGGCTGGCATGCCACAAAGCCATGATGTACTGAAAGGCATTACCAGTCATTTTTCAAAAGGAAATGATGACCTGCTTTTAGATATGTCTGAAACAGTCGATGATCTTGTCTCTTTTACAGCTCCTTCCCATATGGAGGAACTTGAACGTTATTGGGTGGATGAGCCGTATTGTCTGGTTTGTGTATTGAGGGACAGACAAAGACAAACTATCCATTATCATCTGGTTGAGCCAAAACTTAACAAATTTGAAAAAACATTGCTTGAAGAGTTCAATAATGTAATGGGAGACCGGATGACCATTTCAAATCTAAATGGTGAAGAAGAGCTTGATTCTGTTGATCGTTACACACTTCTGAGAGAAAATACAAAGCGTACACTAACTGAATATTTTGATCTTCATTCAAGGACATTTGAAAAAATATATTACTTTCTGAAACGTGACTTTATTGATTTCGGTTCCATTAGCGGTATTATGAAAGACACCAACATTGAGGATGTATGGTGTAACGGTGTCAACATTCCGATATTCGTTTACCATAAAGCATATGGAAACATCAAAACGAATGTTGTCTTTTCAAATGATGAGGATCTTGATCACTTTGTCACACTGATAGCACAGCAAAGTTCCAGGCATCTTTCACGATCAACTCCTATACTGGATACTATTATGCGTGACGGTTCACGCATTAATATTACATATGGACATGATATAAGTCCAAGAGGAAGTTCATTCAGTATCCGTAGGCAGAAAAAAGTGCCATTGACGCCTCTTGATCTGATCTCTTGGAATACATTCTCCTCAGAGATGATGGCTTACTTCTGGTTCTGCATGGAACACGGAAAAAGCATTCTTTTCTGTGGTGGAACCGCTACCGGAAAAACGTCATCATTGAACGCGATCTGCCTTTTCATTCCAATGAATATCAGGATAGTTACACTCGAAGATACTCCTGAGATAAATCTTCCTCACAAGAACTGGATATCTACAATTACAAGAGAAGGATTAGCAGTAAACAAAATGGGTACAATAGGTCTGGAGGATCTTTTACGTGCATCACTAAGACAAAGACCTGAATATTTGCTGGTAGGAGAAGTGAGAGGTCGTGAATCACAAACCCTTTTCCAGGCAATGAACGCAGGTCATGCAACGTGTTCTACCTTCCACGCAGGAGCACCACAGGAAGTTATTAACAGATTTACGAATCCTCCTATAAATGTCCCTCCTGCAATGTTCAGTGCACTGGATATTATTTCCATGCAATCCAACATATACGAGGGTGGTATTGAAAAAAGAAAAGCTTCGCATGTATCAGAAGTCATTGGTGTCACAGGTGGGATCAAACTGAAAGATACTTTTTTGTGGGATCCGGTTAAGGACTCTTTTGAATTTAAAGGTTCAAAAGTTCTTCATGATATAGGCCATAAACTGGGATGGTCTGAATTAAGGGTCAGTGAAGAACTTAAGAGAAGAACTATCTTCCTTGATCTTATGCTTGAAAAAGGTATCAGGGATTATTACCAGTTTATTCGGCTGGTAAATTCTTACAACAAAGATCCTGAAAAAGTGATGCGATTACTGAACTCAGGTGAATTATGA
- a CDS encoding type IV pilin N-terminal domain-containing protein yields MKANRKFVQSENAVSPVIGVMLMIVVTVILAAAVSSFAGSIENQDDPTQAVFDVSCSAADKLIVIKHMGGDVIYKEDIKILISHGLPKMTGFLPKENLTFYPQHEKGVAEDKIALQPGQIATYSFIEWQNSSYPDQKGYLLGDQVVMVGETFEFALVDVNTENNIFVTNVVMEP; encoded by the coding sequence ATGAAAGCAAACAGAAAATTTGTTCAGTCAGAAAATGCGGTAAGTCCTGTTATTGGTGTAATGCTGATGATAGTGGTTACTGTTATTCTGGCAGCGGCTGTTAGTTCTTTTGCAGGCAGTATTGAGAATCAGGATGATCCCACACAGGCAGTTTTTGATGTTTCATGTTCTGCAGCAGATAAACTGATAGTTATCAAACATATGGGTGGAGATGTGATATATAAAGAGGATATTAAGATTCTGATATCTCATGGTTTACCTAAAATGACAGGTTTCTTACCTAAGGAAAACCTTACTTTCTATCCTCAACATGAAAAAGGTGTTGCAGAGGATAAGATCGCATTGCAGCCCGGGCAAATAGCAACATATAGTTTTATTGAATGGCAAAATTCATCTTATCCTGATCAAAAAGGCTACTTGCTTGGTGATCAGGTGGTTATGGTCGGTGAAACATTCGAATTTGCATTGGTTGATGTAAATACTGAAAACAATATTTTTGTCACCAACGTTGTAATGGAACCTTAA